A part of Miscanthus floridulus cultivar M001 chromosome 6, ASM1932011v1, whole genome shotgun sequence genomic DNA contains:
- the LOC136460000 gene encoding 2-methoxy-6-polyprenyl-1,4-benzoquinol methylase, mitochondrial isoform X1, with translation MGPMAQFSPLAGPCRRRAPLSSRRPAARTSLLLLPFQTLAGGSRRCVILRRVQGQERALGGGTAAAAGALRLGCPRQIRSIGGVFNSTRSTDTGSEMAMQAARRLASWSLQRRLLLPSQVQAPSIPNAAAAAAFLHSHATSFGYKQVREEDKSKLVGNVFSSVASSYDLMNDLMSVGLHRLWKDRLISKLNPFPGMKHLDVAGGTGDVAFRVLERIKSVGHRAMQGTLTETEEDTHIYVCDINPNMLNVGKKRAAERGYSKEHCLSWVQGDAEALSFEDGSMDGYTIAFGIRNVTHIEKALSEAYRVLKRGGRFLCLELSHVDVPVFKEIYDVYSFSVIPTIGELVASDRQSYQYLVESIRRFPNQEKFAQMIQEAGFQRVEYENLVGGVVAIHSGLKL, from the exons ATGGGCCCAATGGCCCAATTTTCTCCTCTAGCCGGTCCCTGTCGCAGACGCGCACCGCTCTCCTCCCGCCGTCCGGCCGCCCGCACATCGCTTCTGCTTCTCCCGTTCCAAACCCTAGCGGGCGGTAGCCGACGGTGTGTGATCCTCCGGCGTGTGCAGGGCCAGGAGCGGGCGCTGGGCGGCGGGACGGCAGCCGCGGCCGGCGCGCTCCGCCTAGGCTGTCCGCGGCAGATCCGATCGATTGGTGGAGTCTTCAATTCAACTCGATCGACTGATACAGGATCAGAAATGGCTATGCAGGCCGCAAGGAGGCTAGCGTCCTGGAGCCTCCAACGACGCCTACTCCTTCCCTCTCAGGTTCAGGCCCCAAGCATCCCAaacgcggcggcggcagcagccttCCTCCACTCCCACGCCACCAGCTTCG GGTACAAGCAGGTGCGCGAAGAGGATAAGAGCAAATTGGTTGGCAACGTGTTCAGCAGCGTGGCTTCCAGCTACGACCTCATGAACGATCTCATGAGTGTCGGCCTGCATAGGCTGTGGAAGGACAG GCTTATTTCCAAGCTGAACCCCTTTCCGGGGATGAAGCATCTCGATGTGGCTGGTGGAACAG GCGATGTTGCTTTTCGTGTACTGGAAAGAATTAAGAGTGTGGGTCACAGAGCTATGCAGGGTACTCTTACTGAAACCGAAGAAGACACCCACATTTATGTCTGTGACATTAATCCAAATATGCTAAATGTTGGGAAAAAGCGTGCTGCAGAAAGAG GGTATAGCAAAGAACATTGTCTTAGCTGGGTACAAGGAGATGCAGAAGCTCTGAGTTTTGAGGATGGATCTATGGATGGTTACACTATCGCATTTGGGATCAGAAATGTGACGCACATTGAGAAAGCTCTATCAGAAGCTTACAG GGTTCTAAAGCGAGGGGGGAGGTTTCTATGCTTGGAGTTGAGTCATGTGGATGTCCCTGTTTTTAAAGAGAT CTATGATGTTTACTCGTTTTCTGTGATTCCGACTATTGGAGAGCTGGTTGCTAGTGATAGGCAGTCGTATCAATACTTGGTTGAGAGCATCCGTCGGTTTCCAAATCAG GAAAAGTTTGCTCAGATGATTCAGGAAGCCGGATTCCAGAGGGTGGAATATGAGAACCTCGTGGGTGGTGTAGTTGCCATTCATTCTGGACTGAAGTTGTAG
- the LOC136457205 gene encoding protein NETWORKED 2D-like → MLQRAASNAYSWWWASHIRTKQSKWLDNHLQDMEHRVKCMLLLLGEEADSFSKRAEMYYKRRPEVITQVEEVYRAYRALADRYDIMSGELHKANHTIATAFPDQVQYAMLEEEDDNIPKAFTPVDPRKIHKSTVDGLMKKKKGEHPGSMVGGAKNSTSAPINKENAREEISRLQKAILAMQTEKEFIKSSYESGIAKYWDLEKEINDMQEQVCHFQDKFDESAVIEDDEARALMTATALKSCEDTIVKLQEQRKASAGQAVGESERVKVFREKLQAIMNKHGKSLPDSLDFSEKNTRKNHGAEMENVCHVKQGAIDMESIIDKIKEHFERDCNISMAEVTERIDEIVNKVVDLDLMVSSQTSQIERLCQENNELENSLQNLEDENTELASGSSELIEKLRQAEEELVRAQALESSFHKDESTIRSNFIEAISRFHDLSELLLSPVCEDHTDSASAAHTSHEGPRVESIEPSSNECCDMEKVGLQIAEPHAGNARPASGVGKLDDPNDALVAANDESSGSTKCSEQQLDVGQDKISRERGSLVRLRHISSDNLGGCDEQEEMNKEGLSSSADAVTNMMKLKERLTDSLDDKEKVFLGEYTSLLEDYKDAKRKLAEMEEKNQDCLNEILKLREEITSSAGDGGSEGSCKRSSSSFSRRGHRRTPSYSSIHQRRPSVSSISRLIRMGSAIQEGGEPAGSGKPSDAAAEQGGISLEDLRLPPIAEAENASPLEEKFRRDIDTLLDENLEFWMKFSSSLQRVQEFQNKYDGLQRKLQHINNEDGKQDGATEKQLRAFKTELQVWSEQNAMLRGELQCRFTSLCDIQEEITAALDTEAEAAADEAQFTSYQAAKFQGEVLNMQQENNRVSDELQAGLDHIKGLQAEVEQALAKLHRSFSLPPQPAGAGAGAEDDDSSSPAHGGSNLGHVPSNKSKAVPLQSFLFPAKPKKTSLLARVTPVLPKQPVDMKFLAKLPR, encoded by the exons ATGCTGCAGCGGGCAGCGAGTAATGCATATTCATGGTGGTGGGCAAGCCACATCCGCACCAAACAGTCAAAATGGCTCGACAACCACCTCCAAG ATATGGAACACAGGGTCAAGTGCATGCTCTTGCTCCTTGGGGAGGAGGCCGATTCCTTTTCAAAGAGGGCAGAGATGTACTACAAGAGGCGACCTGAGGTGATCACTCAGGTGGAAGAAGTATATCGAGCATACAGGGCTCTGGCTGACCGGTATGACATCATGTCAGGGGAGCTACACAAAGCAAATCACACCATTGCCACAGCCTTTCCTGACCAGGTCCAGTATGCAATGCTGGAAGAGGAGGATGATAACATCCCAAAGGCGTTCACCCCAGTTGATCCACGCAAAATCCACAAGTCAACTGTTGATGGAttgatgaagaaaaagaaaggagagCATCCTGGGTCAATGGTTGGAGGAGCAAAGAATAGTACCTCAGCTCCAATCAATAAGGAGAATGCACGGGAAGAGATCAGCAGGCTACAGAAAGCTATATTGGCCATGCAGACTGAGAAAGAATTTATCAAAAGCTCCTATGAGAGCGGCATTGCAAAGTACTGGGATCTTGAGAAGGAAATCAATGACATGCAGGAACAAGTTTGTCACTTTCAAGATAAGTTTGATGAAAGCGCGGTGATTGAAGATGATGAAGCCAGAGCCTTGATGACAGCAACTGCCCTCAAGTCCTGTGAAGACACTATTGTCAAACTGCAAGAACAGCGGAAGGCATCTGCGGGGCAAGCAGTGGGAGAATCGGAAAGAGTCAAGGTTTTCAGAGAGAAGCTCCAGGCTATAATGAACAAACATGGCAAATCTCTACCGGATTCTCTGGATTTTTCTGAGAAAAACACTCGAAAGAACCATGGCgcggaaatggagaatgtgtgccATGTCAAACAAGGTGCAATAGACATGGAGTCTATAATTGACAAGATCAAGGAACACTTTGAGAGGGACTGCAACATCTCCATGGCAGAAGTTACAGAGAGGATAGATGAAATTGTCAACAAAGTTGTTGACTTGGACCTCATGGTTTCATCACAAACCTCCCAGATTGAGCGACTTTGTCAGGAAAACAATGAGCTGGAGAATTCCCTGCAAAACCTGGAGGACGAGAATACTGAGCTGGCCAGTGGATCAAGTGAATTGATCGAGAAGCTTAGGCAAGCAGAAGAGGAGCTTGTCAGAGCTCAGGCTCTCGAAAGCTCCTTCCACAAAGATGAAAGCACAATCCGTTCCAATTTCATAGAAGCAATAAGCAGATTCCATGATTTATCAGAGTTGTTGCTATCACCGGTTTGCGAGGACCACACGGATTCTGCATCTGCTGCACACACGTCCCATGAAGGACCACGAGTTGAGTCTATAGAGCCATCATCAAATGAGTGCTGTGACATGGAGAAGGTGGGGCTTCAAATTGCTGAACCCCACGCAGGCAATGCTAGGCCAGCGTCTGGTGTTGGCAAGCTGGATGATCCTAATGATGCACTTGTGGCAGCCAACGATGAATCATCAGGTAGCACTAAATGCAGTGAGCAACAATTAGACGTTGGCCAGGACAAAATTTCACGTGAGAGGGGTTCATTGGTACGGCTTCGTCACATTTCTTCAGATAACCTTGGAGGTTGCGATGAACAGGAAGAGATGAACAAGGAAGGTTTATCGTCTTCTGCTGATGCCGTTACTAACATGATGAAGCTGAAGGAGAGGCTCACAGATAGTCTAGACGATAAGGAGAAGGTCTTCTTAGGTGAGTACACCTCACTCCTTGAGGACTACAAGGACGCAAAGAGGAAGCTTGCAGAAATGGAGGAAAAGAACCAGGATTGCCTGAATGAAATCCTGAAACTCCGTGAAGAAATCACAAGCTCTGCAGGGGATGGAGGCAGTGAGGGTTCATGCAAGAGGAGCTCTAGTAGCTTCTCTCGCCGGGGTCACAGGAGGACCCCAAGCTATTCGTCTATCCATCAGAGGAGACCAAGCGTTTCGTCCATTTCAAGGTTGATAAGGATGGGCTCGGCCATCCAAGAAGGTGGTGAACCAGCAGGGAGTGGCAAGCCAAGTGATGCCGCTGCTGAGCAAGGGGGCATTAGCCTGGAGGACCTGAGGCTGCCGCCTATCGCCGAGGCAGAGAATGCCTCGCCTCTTGAAGAGAAGTTCAGAAGGGACATTGACACGCTCTTGGATGAGAACCTCGAGTTCTGGATGAAATTCAGCTCGTCGTTGCAGCGGGTGCAGGAGTTCCAGAACAAGTACGACGGCCTGCAGAGGAAGCTGCAGCATATAAACAACGAAGATGGCAAGCAGGACGGGGCGACGGAGAAGCAGCTGAGGGCCTTCAAGACGGAGCTGCAGGTGTGGTCGGAGCAGAACGCGATGCTGCGAGGGGAGCTGCAGTGCAGGTTCACGTCGCTGTGCGACATACAGGAGGAGATCACGGCTGCGCTGGACACGgaggcagaggcggcggcggatGAGGCTCAGTTCACGTCGTACCAGGCCGCCAAGTTCCAGGGGGAGGTCCTCAACATGCAACAGGAGAACAACAGGGTGTCAGACGAGCTCCAGGCGGGACTGGACCACATCAAGGGTCTCCAggcggaggtggagcaggcgcTGGCCAAGCTGCACAGGAGCTTCAGCCTGCCGCCCCAGCCAGCAGGGGCAGGGGCCGGAGCCGAGGACGACGACTCCAGCTCGCCTGCCCATGGTGGCAGCAACCTTGGGCACGTGCCGTCCAACAAGTCTAAGGCGGTGCCATTGCAGTCGTTCCTCTTCCCGGCCAAGCCCAAGAAGACGTCTCTGCTGGCCCGTGTCACGCCGGTGCTCCCGAAGCAGCCGGTGGATATGAAGTTTCTTGCCAAGTTGCCAAGGTAG
- the LOC136460000 gene encoding 2-methoxy-6-polyprenyl-1,4-benzoquinol methylase, mitochondrial isoform X2 produces the protein MGPMAQFSPLAGPCRRRAPLSSRRPAARTSLLLLPFQTLAGGSRRCVILRRVQGQERALGGGTAAAAGALRLGCPRQIRSIGGVFNSTRSTDTGSEMAMQAARRLASWSLQRRLLLPSQVQAPSIPNAAAAAAFLHSHATSFGYKQVREEDKSKLVGNVFSSVASSYDLMNDLMSVGLHRLWKDRLISKLNPFPGMKHLDVAGGTGDVAFRVLERIKSVGHRAMQGTLTETEEDTHIYVCDINPNMLNVGKKRAAERGYSKEHCLSWVQGDAEALSFEDGSMDGYTIAFGIRNVTHIEKALSEAYRVLKRGGRFLCLELSHVDVPVFKEMKSLLR, from the exons ATGGGCCCAATGGCCCAATTTTCTCCTCTAGCCGGTCCCTGTCGCAGACGCGCACCGCTCTCCTCCCGCCGTCCGGCCGCCCGCACATCGCTTCTGCTTCTCCCGTTCCAAACCCTAGCGGGCGGTAGCCGACGGTGTGTGATCCTCCGGCGTGTGCAGGGCCAGGAGCGGGCGCTGGGCGGCGGGACGGCAGCCGCGGCCGGCGCGCTCCGCCTAGGCTGTCCGCGGCAGATCCGATCGATTGGTGGAGTCTTCAATTCAACTCGATCGACTGATACAGGATCAGAAATGGCTATGCAGGCCGCAAGGAGGCTAGCGTCCTGGAGCCTCCAACGACGCCTACTCCTTCCCTCTCAGGTTCAGGCCCCAAGCATCCCAaacgcggcggcggcagcagccttCCTCCACTCCCACGCCACCAGCTTCG GGTACAAGCAGGTGCGCGAAGAGGATAAGAGCAAATTGGTTGGCAACGTGTTCAGCAGCGTGGCTTCCAGCTACGACCTCATGAACGATCTCATGAGTGTCGGCCTGCATAGGCTGTGGAAGGACAG GCTTATTTCCAAGCTGAACCCCTTTCCGGGGATGAAGCATCTCGATGTGGCTGGTGGAACAG GCGATGTTGCTTTTCGTGTACTGGAAAGAATTAAGAGTGTGGGTCACAGAGCTATGCAGGGTACTCTTACTGAAACCGAAGAAGACACCCACATTTATGTCTGTGACATTAATCCAAATATGCTAAATGTTGGGAAAAAGCGTGCTGCAGAAAGAG GGTATAGCAAAGAACATTGTCTTAGCTGGGTACAAGGAGATGCAGAAGCTCTGAGTTTTGAGGATGGATCTATGGATGGTTACACTATCGCATTTGGGATCAGAAATGTGACGCACATTGAGAAAGCTCTATCAGAAGCTTACAG GGTTCTAAAGCGAGGGGGGAGGTTTCTATGCTTGGAGTTGAGTCATGTGGATGTCCCTGTTTTTAAAGAGAT GAAAAGTTTGCTCAGATGA